From Aristaeella lactis, the proteins below share one genomic window:
- the cmk gene encoding (d)CMP kinase, with the protein MRLNIGIDGPVGAGKSTVADAVAAKLGILHLDTGAMYRALGLTALRQNIDVQDEQAIVDLCGRLKISVSHEADGQHTFVEGEDVTGLIRTQEVGMAASTVSRYAEVRKAMVRLQQKLASETDMLLDGRDICTTVLPNATAKIYLTASAEERARRRFLELQKKGSEESFEQVLREVIKRDEQDMNRPVEPLRQAPDAVLVDSTNLSFDEVVDAILAIVEEKRRG; encoded by the coding sequence ATGCGACTGAATATTGGCATTGACGGGCCGGTTGGCGCGGGCAAGAGCACGGTAGCGGACGCGGTTGCCGCAAAGCTGGGAATCCTGCACCTGGATACAGGCGCCATGTACCGGGCTCTTGGCCTGACCGCCCTGCGGCAGAATATAGATGTACAGGATGAGCAGGCTATTGTGGACCTGTGCGGCAGACTGAAGATCTCCGTCAGCCATGAGGCGGACGGACAGCATACCTTTGTGGAAGGGGAGGATGTGACCGGGCTGATCCGGACGCAGGAAGTCGGCATGGCCGCTTCCACTGTCAGCAGGTACGCGGAGGTCCGCAAAGCCATGGTACGACTGCAGCAGAAACTGGCTTCCGAAACGGATATGCTGCTGGACGGACGCGATATCTGTACAACCGTACTTCCCAACGCAACTGCAAAAATATACCTGACCGCTTCCGCTGAAGAACGCGCCCGCCGCCGTTTCTTGGAACTCCAGAAGAAAGGCAGCGAAGAAAGCTTTGAGCAGGTACTCCGGGAAGTGATCAAACGGGACGAACAGGATATGAACCGTCCTGTGGAACCGCTGCGCCAGGCGCCGGATGCTGTACTGGTCGATTCCACCAATCTCAGCTTTGATGAAGTGGTGGATGCCATTCTCGCAATCGTGGAGGAAAAGCGCCGTGGCTGA
- a CDS encoding lysophospholipid acyltransferase family protein, with amino-acid sequence MAEKKLEPVTEKRGILYEIARVLAQILFHTLMPVRFHHKERLRQDPPFVVIANHRHALDPVVMAMGIPKHQIVFLAKKELAGNSKFLRNLLIRLHCILVGRHDTDMEAMRACMKTVKMKKVLLIFPEGTRHHEEQMEHIESGTSLIAMRSKAPVIPIYFDRKLSLFRMTNLYVGEPIPYDDLLTEGINTETCEKMNERIRETFRGMIKDAEKK; translated from the coding sequence GTGGCTGAAAAGAAACTTGAACCGGTGACGGAAAAACGCGGGATTCTTTATGAGATCGCCCGCGTGCTTGCCCAGATACTCTTTCATACCCTGATGCCGGTGCGCTTCCACCACAAGGAACGGCTGCGTCAGGATCCGCCCTTTGTGGTGATCGCCAATCACCGGCACGCGCTGGATCCGGTGGTCATGGCTATGGGCATTCCGAAGCATCAGATCGTTTTCCTGGCTAAAAAGGAACTGGCCGGCAACAGCAAGTTCCTGCGGAATCTGCTGATCCGGCTGCATTGTATCCTGGTCGGCCGGCATGATACGGACATGGAGGCGATGCGCGCCTGCATGAAAACCGTGAAGATGAAGAAAGTCCTGCTGATCTTCCCGGAGGGCACCCGCCACCATGAGGAACAGATGGAACATATTGAAAGCGGTACATCCCTGATCGCCATGCGGTCGAAGGCTCCGGTTATCCCGATCTATTTTGACCGGAAACTGAGTCTGTTCAGGATGACGAACCTGTATGTGGGCGAGCCGATCCCTTATGATGACCTGCTGACGGAAGGCATCAACACAGAGACCTGCGAAAAGATGAATGAACGGATCCGGGAGACCTTCCGCGGGATGATCAAAGACGCGGAAAAGAAGTAA
- a CDS encoding bifunctional 4-hydroxy-3-methylbut-2-enyl diphosphate reductase/30S ribosomal protein S1, which yields MPVEVAAHAGFCMGVSRAVEKAEAMAKDGIPSCTLGELIHNPQVIRDLAERGLEPIREPEEAGSRRVLIRSHGVSPQVLEKLREAGNEILDLTCPFVDKLHRIVEEGSRDGTPVILVGERDHPEVRGTAGWAHGEVMFVAGPGEAERLPEIEKAVVVCQTTFPHSRWEAILEVLQRKIRQPDCRCTICNATEIRQKEARELAARADAMIVVGGRNSANTQKLYAICKNVCPRTILVESAAEIPPAFANKDSEMIGITAGASTPTDSLKEVVTRMSELENKDLNPTAEVDTNNDFMAEVESTLVRIRPGQTLTGKVVQITEDEVCVSIGYKADGLIKRSDLVDQDVKLDDEIEVEVVKVNDGEGNVLLSQRNIVNRKAWDAMMEKYEAGEYVDAVGKEAVKGGLIADIAGVRAFVPASQLSQRYVEKIADFVGKEMKLKILEVDTQKKRVVASRKAVVAEEAATKKKEAWERLEEGMVIHGIVRRLTDFGAFVDVGGVDGLIHITDLSWGRIKHPSEVVKPNQEVDVKILSLDPERERIQLGYKQLQPHPWDNAVEKFPVGEVVDGKVVRITDFGAFVELEPGLDGLVHISQCATTRVAKVEDAVKVGDEVKVKVLGVDPEKKRISLSIRQAIEPEPAAEEAAETAAADVEYEVVATEDSVSEKFAEAAEEAVEAAEEVKEAVEEKAEEVVEEVKKTARKTKKAAEEAVEEAAKE from the coding sequence ATGCCTGTTGAGGTAGCAGCGCACGCCGGATTCTGCATGGGCGTCAGCCGGGCAGTTGAAAAGGCGGAAGCGATGGCGAAAGACGGGATTCCCTCCTGTACGCTGGGTGAACTGATCCATAATCCGCAGGTGATCCGTGATCTGGCGGAGCGCGGATTGGAACCGATCCGTGAACCGGAAGAGGCCGGAAGCCGCCGGGTGCTGATCCGCAGCCACGGGGTCTCTCCGCAGGTGCTGGAAAAGCTCAGGGAAGCCGGCAATGAGATACTGGATCTGACCTGTCCCTTTGTGGATAAGCTTCACAGGATCGTGGAGGAAGGTTCCCGGGACGGGACCCCGGTCATCCTGGTCGGGGAACGGGATCATCCGGAAGTGCGCGGCACAGCGGGATGGGCACACGGCGAGGTCATGTTCGTTGCCGGGCCCGGGGAAGCGGAACGGCTGCCGGAGATCGAAAAGGCGGTTGTGGTCTGCCAGACTACTTTCCCGCACAGCCGGTGGGAAGCAATCCTCGAGGTGCTCCAGCGGAAGATACGCCAGCCGGACTGCCGCTGCACCATCTGCAACGCCACGGAGATCCGCCAGAAGGAAGCCAGGGAACTGGCAGCACGGGCGGACGCGATGATCGTGGTGGGCGGAAGGAACAGCGCCAACACCCAGAAGCTGTACGCGATCTGCAAAAACGTTTGCCCCAGGACTATTTTGGTAGAGAGTGCGGCGGAGATACCGCCCGCCTTTGCAAATAAGGATTCCGAAATGATTGGGATCACCGCCGGTGCTTCCACACCGACGGATTCACTTAAGGAGGTTGTCACACGCATGAGCGAACTGGAAAACAAGGACCTGAATCCTACCGCGGAGGTAGACACAAACAATGACTTCATGGCGGAAGTCGAATCTACTCTGGTGAGGATCCGGCCCGGACAGACGCTGACCGGCAAGGTCGTGCAGATCACCGAGGATGAAGTATGCGTCAGCATCGGCTACAAGGCCGACGGCCTGATCAAGCGCAGCGACCTGGTCGATCAGGATGTCAAACTGGATGACGAGATTGAAGTCGAAGTCGTAAAGGTCAACGACGGAGAAGGCAATGTGCTGCTGAGCCAGCGCAACATCGTCAACCGCAAGGCGTGGGACGCCATGATGGAGAAGTACGAAGCGGGCGAGTATGTGGACGCCGTCGGCAAGGAAGCCGTCAAGGGCGGCCTGATCGCCGATATCGCCGGTGTGCGCGCGTTCGTGCCCGCCAGCCAGCTGAGCCAGCGCTACGTTGAGAAGATCGCTGACTTCGTCGGCAAGGAAATGAAGCTGAAGATCCTCGAGGTGGACACCCAGAAGAAGCGCGTGGTTGCCAGCCGCAAGGCTGTTGTGGCTGAAGAAGCCGCCACGAAGAAGAAGGAAGCCTGGGAGCGCCTGGAAGAGGGCATGGTTATTCACGGCATCGTCCGTCGGCTGACCGATTTCGGTGCCTTTGTGGACGTTGGCGGCGTGGACGGCCTGATCCACATCACCGACCTGAGCTGGGGCCGCATCAAGCATCCCAGTGAAGTGGTCAAACCCAACCAGGAAGTGGACGTGAAGATCCTGTCCCTGGATCCCGAACGCGAACGCATCCAGCTGGGTTACAAGCAGCTGCAGCCCCATCCGTGGGACAACGCGGTTGAGAAGTTCCCGGTGGGCGAAGTGGTGGACGGCAAAGTGGTCCGCATCACCGACTTCGGTGCCTTCGTTGAACTGGAGCCCGGCCTCGACGGTCTGGTTCATATCAGCCAGTGCGCCACGACCCGCGTAGCCAAGGTTGAAGACGCGGTGAAGGTTGGCGACGAAGTGAAGGTTAAGGTTCTGGGCGTGGATCCCGAAAAGAAGCGCATCAGCCTGAGCATCCGCCAGGCCATCGAGCCGGAACCCGCTGCTGAAGAAGCCGCTGAGACCGCTGCTGCCGATGTGGAATACGAAGTGGTTGCCACCGAAGATTCCGTTTCCGAGAAGTTTGCTGAAGCTGCTGAAGAAGCAGTGGAAGCTGCTGAGGAAGTCAAGGAAGCCGTCGAAGAGAAGGCTGAAGAGGTCGTTGAGGAAGTCAAGAAGACTGCCAGGAAGACCAAGAAGGCTGCCGAGGAAGCGGTTGAAGAAGCTGCCAAGGAATAA
- a CDS encoding helix-turn-helix domain-containing protein: MGRRSTKENKTIWQITREELGLTREKAGELIPGFSPERIEKIENGRTQIQPEDALLLAEYYKAPALVNYYCCNECPIGESHAVRAESKELTQIAVETLNAVNQMSRIKDRLLEIAEDGKVCNDELEDFMKIKTVLDKLSQSVSNLQLWMDEQIAAEQFAGQTNA; the protein is encoded by the coding sequence ATGGGCAGAAGATCGACAAAGGAGAATAAAACCATCTGGCAGATTACCCGGGAAGAACTTGGTCTGACCCGTGAAAAGGCCGGTGAACTGATCCCCGGTTTCTCCCCGGAACGCATTGAAAAGATCGAGAACGGCCGCACGCAGATTCAGCCGGAGGATGCTCTCCTGCTGGCGGAATATTACAAGGCTCCTGCCCTTGTGAATTATTACTGCTGCAACGAATGCCCCATCGGTGAATCCCATGCTGTCCGGGCTGAATCCAAGGAACTGACCCAGATCGCCGTGGAAACGCTGAATGCTGTGAACCAGATGTCCCGGATCAAGGACCGGCTGCTGGAGATCGCGGAAGACGGCAAAGTCTGCAACGATGAGCTGGAAGACTTTATGAAGATCAAAACCGTACTGGACAAGCTCTCCCAGAGCGTGTCCAACCTGCAGCTGTGGATGGACGAGCAGATTGCCGCTGAGCAGTTTGCCGGCCAGACCAACGCCTGA